The following are encoded in a window of Thalassotalea insulae genomic DNA:
- the ahpF gene encoding alkyl hydroperoxide reductase subunit F, whose product MLDTTLKQQLSSYLQQLQSAVELSLFLDSSPKSIELKNLAQDIAALSPLITINENPEGNDSQERTPSMLVRSVNTNSKIRFAGIPMGHEFTSLVLALLHSGGHPQKLETEVIKQIRELPGNFRFESYVSLSCQNCPDVIQALNMMAALNPNITNVMIDGALFSEEVHSRDILAVPSVYLNGELFAQGRISLTEILNKLDTNAEARQADKINAKEAFDFLVVGGGPAGASAAIYGARKGIKTGLVADRFGGQVQDTMAIENFISVKATEGPKLVASLEEHVKDYDVDVMNGQRVKKIIEAQSAGDLITIELESGASLQSRSVLLATGARWREINVPGEQEYRGKGVAYCPHCDGPLFKGKSVAVIGGGNSGIEAAIDLAGIVEHVTVLEFDSSLRADAVLQEKAKTMANIEIITNAQTTEILGNGKRVTAIKYTCRKTNTEHQLTLAGVFVQIGLVPNSQFLHGDLELTSHGEIITQSNGQTSMSGVFAAGDVTDSPYKQIIIAMGSGATSALGAFDHLIRTAQPMANTEQAA is encoded by the coding sequence ATGTTAGATACAACATTAAAACAACAGTTATCAAGCTACTTACAACAACTACAATCTGCCGTTGAGCTTTCACTTTTTTTAGACAGCAGCCCTAAATCAATCGAACTTAAAAACCTGGCGCAAGATATTGCTGCATTATCGCCTTTGATCACGATTAATGAAAATCCAGAAGGCAATGATTCACAAGAACGCACACCTTCAATGCTGGTGCGCTCAGTCAACACTAACAGTAAAATACGCTTTGCCGGTATTCCTATGGGCCACGAATTTACCTCACTCGTGCTCGCGTTATTACATAGTGGCGGTCATCCGCAAAAACTTGAAACAGAAGTGATTAAGCAAATTCGTGAATTGCCTGGCAATTTTCGTTTTGAAAGCTATGTCTCATTAAGCTGTCAAAACTGCCCGGATGTTATTCAGGCGCTGAACATGATGGCGGCACTCAACCCCAATATCACCAATGTGATGATCGATGGCGCCTTGTTTAGTGAAGAAGTGCATAGTCGCGATATTCTTGCCGTGCCGTCGGTGTATCTAAATGGTGAATTATTTGCTCAGGGCCGTATTAGCCTAACCGAAATATTAAATAAACTGGATACCAATGCCGAAGCCCGACAGGCAGATAAAATTAATGCCAAGGAGGCATTTGACTTTCTGGTAGTCGGCGGTGGCCCGGCTGGTGCATCAGCCGCTATTTATGGTGCCCGTAAAGGTATTAAAACAGGGCTAGTTGCTGATCGTTTTGGCGGTCAGGTACAGGATACCATGGCGATCGAAAACTTTATTTCAGTTAAGGCCACCGAAGGGCCTAAGCTGGTTGCCAGTTTAGAAGAACATGTTAAAGACTATGATGTTGATGTGATGAACGGCCAGCGAGTGAAAAAAATTATCGAAGCACAAAGTGCCGGTGATTTGATTACTATCGAGTTGGAAAGTGGTGCCAGCTTGCAAAGCCGCTCAGTATTGCTAGCCACCGGTGCCCGCTGGCGGGAAATCAATGTTCCTGGTGAACAGGAATACCGTGGTAAAGGTGTTGCCTATTGCCCGCACTGTGATGGCCCGTTATTTAAAGGTAAATCTGTTGCCGTCATTGGTGGTGGTAACTCTGGCATAGAAGCGGCCATTGATTTAGCCGGTATCGTTGAGCATGTGACTGTCTTAGAGTTTGACTCTTCATTGCGTGCTGATGCTGTGTTACAAGAAAAAGCAAAAACGATGGCCAATATTGAAATCATCACCAATGCACAAACCACTGAAATATTAGGCAATGGCAAACGAGTAACGGCTATCAAGTATACCTGCCGTAAAACGAATACCGAACACCAATTAACTCTTGCCGGGGTATTTGTGCAAATTGGTTTAGTGCCCAATTCACAGTTTTTACACGGAGATCTCGAACTAACATCTCACGGGGAAATTATCACCCAAAGTAACGGTCAAACTAGTATGTCAGGGGTCTTTGCCGCCGGCGATGTTACCGATTCACCTTATAAGCAAATAATAATTGCTATGGGTAGCGGCGCAACATCAGCACTAGGAGCATTTGATCACTTAATTCGCACTGCACAACCTATGGCTAACACCGAACAAGCAGCATAA
- the ahpC gene encoding alkyl hydroperoxide reductase subunit C — translation MNQSIINTKILPFKTTAFHNGDFIEVTEADTAGKWSVFFFYPADFTFVCPTELGDLADHYAKLQEMGVEVYSVSTDTHFTHKAWHDSSDTINKINYPMIGDPTGTITRNFGVMIEQDGLALRGTFVVNPEGEIKVAEIHDLGIGRSASELVRKIQAAQYVASHDGEVCPAAWQPGEATLAPSLDLVGKI, via the coding sequence ATGAATCAATCTATTATCAATACGAAAATTTTACCTTTTAAAACAACCGCATTTCATAACGGCGATTTTATCGAAGTAACAGAAGCAGACACCGCTGGCAAGTGGTCGGTATTTTTCTTCTACCCTGCTGACTTTACTTTTGTTTGTCCGACTGAATTAGGCGACCTGGCAGATCACTACGCGAAATTACAAGAAATGGGTGTGGAAGTGTACTCGGTATCAACCGATACCCACTTTACCCACAAAGCATGGCATGACAGCTCAGATACCATTAACAAGATCAATTACCCAATGATCGGCGACCCAACCGGCACTATCACCCGTAACTTTGGCGTGATGATTGAGCAAGACGGGTTAGCGCTTCGCGGCACTTTTGTTGTTAACCCTGAAGGTGAAATCAAGGTAGCTGAAATTCACGACTTAGGCATTGGCCGCTCTGCCAGCGAGTTAGTACGAAAAATTCAGGCCGCGCAATATGTTGCCTCACACGACGGTGAAGTATGTCCAGCGGCATGGCAGCCAGGCGAAGCAACATTAGCACCTTCACTGGACTTGGTTGGCAAAATCTAA
- a CDS encoding ankyrin repeat domain-containing protein has product MKKILPITILLILLFSVAFYSNNSNQNNNQIVKTQDVQVAPQLRATDISQELEKSHYIRNTLPSFCEHYVTPVEDVSLWANEKKVLIKEMYLQFEKNNIERMVIDHISELSGIGFFRGRVLNRNRKSSNGLPDVAAKDAGMMSESENKLFQSLVESEQWDELLAAYQQNKLSPTDYSFTFRGVLSPISFILKKNAELQGQDIVLRLISSGVKPTFVDLMTATELALPVNFVALLYNASGLDVTRTYFDLGFYSSLSVVATKALAPELLEYWLSLDSPATPDLFSKSALDLLPVPENEQEKAKYTEMFIILMNHNIRPNNLGTVGKLRSWLPEPLIANYQTIFTQLNEKSISDVQKEFVHSKIIELYQIVLSGRLKDEGTDSIENKCFLKAGRKLIKTIFKKKHRTAISKSAIRVSPDKKARELVASFDRDSLTTNEIIEQLSERDDLVAKLAMQQLMLAEMQKKIEMVEDESKQELSQQQNETINEAIASAGNNNWEVTQEIIDNMEDTKESEKLDLQLMLAISSNQDWSIIRSLLEAGAVLPEGYVFMLARLNNPELAERLIPYGLDIHLVDSNGYNAIYHSTINNAQEMLIFLLDNHVDINVIPRGMDALDHALSMLRYRQKFIGVIEVLVKRGMKIVKSHRERVEEYKNSSPDTYQLIATRVPQLINSVSE; this is encoded by the coding sequence GTGAAAAAAATACTCCCTATTACAATTTTATTGATACTTCTTTTTTCGGTTGCTTTTTATAGTAATAACTCTAATCAGAATAATAATCAAATAGTTAAAACTCAAGACGTTCAAGTTGCTCCCCAATTAAGAGCTACCGATATTAGCCAGGAGTTGGAAAAAAGTCATTACATTCGTAATACTCTTCCAAGTTTTTGTGAGCACTATGTAACCCCGGTTGAAGACGTTTCTTTATGGGCAAATGAAAAAAAAGTGTTGATAAAAGAAATGTATCTGCAATTTGAAAAGAACAATATTGAAAGAATGGTGATCGATCATATCTCTGAGCTTTCAGGTATTGGATTTTTTAGAGGGAGAGTTCTTAATAGAAACAGGAAAAGCTCAAACGGTTTACCTGACGTGGCTGCGAAAGATGCAGGCATGATGTCAGAGAGTGAAAATAAATTATTTCAATCGCTTGTTGAGTCAGAACAATGGGATGAATTATTAGCGGCTTATCAGCAAAACAAATTATCGCCCACAGATTATTCCTTTACTTTTCGAGGTGTGTTGTCACCGATTAGTTTTATTTTAAAGAAAAATGCTGAACTTCAGGGGCAAGATATTGTTCTACGTTTAATATCAAGTGGGGTTAAACCAACCTTTGTCGATTTAATGACCGCTACAGAATTAGCATTACCAGTAAACTTTGTCGCTCTGTTATACAATGCTAGCGGCCTGGACGTGACACGTACTTATTTTGATTTAGGGTTTTATAGTTCACTTAGTGTCGTAGCAACTAAAGCATTAGCACCTGAATTACTGGAATACTGGTTGTCTTTAGATAGCCCCGCCACACCAGATTTATTTAGTAAAAGTGCACTGGATTTATTACCTGTTCCTGAAAATGAACAAGAAAAAGCAAAATATACTGAAATGTTTATTATTTTGATGAATCATAATATTAGGCCTAATAATTTAGGAACGGTAGGAAAATTACGTAGTTGGCTGCCAGAGCCGTTAATTGCCAATTATCAGACTATATTTACGCAATTGAATGAGAAAAGTATTTCTGATGTACAAAAGGAATTTGTTCATTCAAAAATAATTGAATTATATCAAATTGTACTGAGTGGCCGTTTAAAAGATGAAGGTACCGACAGCATAGAAAATAAGTGTTTTCTTAAAGCAGGTCGCAAATTGATAAAAACAATATTTAAGAAAAAGCATCGTACCGCTATTAGTAAATCAGCTATAAGAGTGTCTCCAGATAAGAAAGCAAGGGAGTTAGTTGCTAGTTTTGATAGAGATAGTTTGACAACTAATGAAATTATTGAACAGTTAAGTGAAAGGGATGATTTAGTAGCTAAGCTTGCTATGCAGCAATTAATGCTTGCTGAAATGCAGAAGAAAATCGAGATGGTAGAAGATGAATCGAAACAAGAGTTATCCCAACAGCAAAATGAAACTATAAATGAAGCAATAGCTTCGGCCGGAAATAATAATTGGGAAGTCACGCAAGAAATTATTGATAACATGGAAGATACCAAGGAAAGTGAAAAATTGGATCTTCAATTAATGTTGGCAATATCTTCCAATCAAGACTGGTCAATTATTCGTTCGTTATTAGAAGCTGGTGCGGTATTGCCTGAAGGTTACGTTTTTATGCTCGCTCGGCTTAATAACCCTGAATTAGCTGAACGACTTATTCCTTATGGTTTAGATATCCATCTTGTCGATAGCAATGGTTACAATGCCATCTATCACAGTACGATTAATAATGCGCAAGAGATGCTGATTTTTCTACTTGATAATCATGTTGATATTAATGTTATTCCTCGGGGCATGGATGCCTTAGATCACGCGTTATCTATGTTAAGGTATCGGCAGAAATTTATCGGTGTTATTGAGGTTTTAGTTAAAAGGGGAATGAAAATAGTGAAAAGTCATCGTGAACGAGTTGAGGAATATAAAAATTCATCTCCTGATACATATCAGTTGATAGCAACTAGGGTACCACAGTTGATTAATTCAGTAAGCGAGTAG
- a CDS encoding DUF924 family protein, which translates to MVKQGMLSDQESYQDVITFWFEEIDKAKWFAKDTSFDQLLRDKFAELHGKAVACELSGWRDNALGSLAEVIILDQFSRNIFRDEPQAFLYDPLSLALAQVAIAKGFDKALTVEQTSFLYMPFMHSESLVIHNQAVKLFTELGAPNNLEFELKHKAIIEQFGRYPHRNEILGRYSTPQELEYLAQPGAGF; encoded by the coding sequence ATGGTGAAGCAGGGCATGCTAAGTGATCAGGAAAGCTATCAAGACGTAATTACATTTTGGTTTGAAGAAATAGATAAAGCCAAATGGTTTGCTAAAGATACCAGCTTTGATCAACTTCTTCGTGACAAGTTTGCTGAGCTCCACGGCAAAGCCGTTGCTTGTGAATTATCTGGCTGGCGTGACAATGCGTTAGGTAGCCTTGCAGAAGTTATTATCCTCGACCAGTTTTCCCGAAATATTTTTCGTGATGAGCCACAAGCGTTTTTATATGATCCTTTATCATTAGCGTTAGCACAAGTGGCTATCGCCAAGGGCTTTGATAAAGCATTAACCGTAGAGCAGACCAGTTTTTTGTATATGCCGTTTATGCATAGTGAGTCATTAGTGATACACAACCAAGCGGTAAAACTTTTCACTGAGCTCGGCGCGCCGAATAATCTTGAATTTGAATTAAAGCACAAGGCGATCATTGAACAGTTTGGCCGTTATCCTCATCGAAATGAAATTCTTGGGCGATATTCAACGCCGCAAGAGTTGGAATATTTAGCACAACCGGGGGCTGGCTTTTAA
- a CDS encoding class II glutamine amidotransferase translates to MCELLAMSANVPTDICFSFTGLMQRGGNTGPHKDGWGITFYEGKGCRSFKDPLPSAESPIATLVTEYPIKSEAVICHIRQANSGAVCLENTHPFIRQMWGKNWTYAHNGQLKDVHQQLSIKYHIPIGTTDSEHAFCWLLDQLHLKFAQQQPSNDELFTFIAQLSEQINRLGVFNLILSNGDCLFAFCSNNLHWITRRAPFGEASLIDAEMMVDFHKETTDKDVVTVIATQPLTDDETWQKMLPGQWQLFSLGEVIASGQTRTKSPS, encoded by the coding sequence ATGTGTGAACTCCTGGCAATGTCGGCCAATGTGCCAACCGATATTTGTTTTAGTTTTACCGGTTTAATGCAGCGCGGTGGCAATACCGGACCGCATAAAGATGGCTGGGGCATTACTTTTTATGAAGGCAAGGGCTGCCGTAGTTTTAAAGATCCTTTGCCAAGTGCCGAGTCGCCGATAGCGACCTTAGTGACTGAATACCCAATAAAAAGTGAAGCGGTGATCTGTCATATTCGCCAGGCTAATTCAGGTGCCGTGTGTTTAGAAAATACTCATCCGTTTATCCGCCAGATGTGGGGGAAAAACTGGACTTATGCTCATAACGGCCAATTAAAAGACGTTCATCAGCAACTTTCGATAAAATATCATATTCCTATTGGTACCACAGATAGCGAACACGCATTTTGTTGGTTGCTAGATCAGTTACATTTAAAATTTGCTCAGCAGCAGCCAAGCAATGACGAGCTGTTTACATTTATTGCTCAGCTTAGTGAACAGATCAATCGTTTAGGGGTGTTTAATTTAATTTTATCGAATGGTGATTGTCTGTTCGCGTTTTGTTCAAACAATCTACACTGGATCACCCGCAGAGCGCCATTTGGTGAAGCGAGCTTAATTGATGCAGAAATGATGGTCGATTTTCATAAAGAAACCACAGATAAAGATGTGGTCACTGTTATTGCTACCCAGCCGTTAACTGACGATGAAACCTGGCAAAAGATGCTGCCAGGTCAATGGCAGCTCTTTAGTTTAGGGGAGGTGATTGCCAGTGGTCAAACAAGGACAAAAAGCCCTAGTTAG
- a CDS encoding DUF3108 domain-containing protein codes for MIRALCFCCLATLSSVSGAETVPTNQNIEVKPFTAEYSILHKGSSVGKGIRALTQLANGQIQYSYQTEIEWLIFSDSRKETSVVTIENGHVTPVHYQFNREGTGRDKYYEWQYDIANNKATDIKKKQTIDVEFPFNIQDKLSYHLQNRLNLIANPEQKLFVYPVISSSGKIKNHVYQYEGEEEIMLPYGLVKAIKLKREVIEKKRITYAWFAPELNYLLVKLYQAKGGVEQFEAQLTSVSINNDKQANPIAN; via the coding sequence ATGATCAGAGCACTGTGTTTTTGCTGTCTGGCAACACTTTCGAGCGTCAGCGGGGCAGAAACAGTACCAACAAATCAAAACATTGAGGTTAAGCCATTCACCGCAGAATACAGTATTCTTCATAAAGGCTCATCTGTCGGTAAAGGGATCAGAGCACTGACCCAACTCGCGAATGGGCAAATTCAATACAGCTACCAAACAGAAATAGAATGGTTAATATTTTCTGATAGCCGCAAAGAAACTTCTGTTGTAACGATCGAAAATGGTCATGTCACCCCTGTACATTATCAGTTTAATCGAGAAGGTACAGGTAGAGACAAGTATTATGAATGGCAATACGATATCGCAAATAATAAAGCTACTGATATTAAAAAGAAGCAAACAATCGATGTAGAATTTCCATTTAATATCCAAGATAAACTCAGTTATCACTTACAAAATCGCTTAAATCTAATAGCAAATCCCGAGCAAAAGCTATTTGTGTATCCGGTGATCAGCAGCTCAGGTAAAATTAAAAATCACGTTTACCAATATGAAGGTGAAGAAGAGATCATGTTACCCTATGGCTTAGTCAAAGCGATCAAACTTAAACGTGAAGTGATTGAAAAAAAACGTATTACCTATGCTTGGTTTGCACCAGAATTAAACTATTTATTGGTTAAGCTTTATCAAGCCAAAGGGGGGGTTGAGCAATTTGAGGCGCAACTGACTTCTGTTAGCATAAACAACGATAAACAAGCTAACCCAATAGCTAACTAG
- the purN gene encoding phosphoribosylglycinamide formyltransferase, protein MSRRIVVLISGSGSNLQAIIDACKAPDYPGEVVAVISNKADAYGLTRADNAQIANQVISHKDFVSRESYDQALIEQIDVYQPDLVILAGFMRILTPEFVQHFSGKLLNIHPSLLPKYQGLNTHQRAIDAGDSEHGVSVHFVTEELDGGPVILQAKVPIFAEDDAEILASRIHQQEHRIYPLVVKWFCSDRLMMQDEKAVLDGKTLPLSGYANEE, encoded by the coding sequence ATGAGCCGCCGAATTGTTGTATTAATTTCTGGTAGCGGGTCAAATTTGCAGGCAATTATTGATGCCTGCAAAGCGCCTGACTATCCAGGAGAAGTCGTTGCAGTAATTTCCAATAAAGCCGATGCTTATGGATTAACCCGTGCTGACAATGCTCAAATAGCCAATCAGGTTATTTCACACAAAGACTTTGTCAGCAGAGAAAGCTATGATCAAGCATTGATAGAACAAATTGACGTTTATCAGCCTGATCTTGTGATACTTGCTGGCTTTATGCGTATCTTAACACCTGAATTCGTGCAACATTTTTCAGGAAAATTATTGAACATTCATCCATCTTTGTTGCCAAAGTACCAAGGACTTAATACCCATCAACGCGCAATTGATGCCGGCGACTCAGAACATGGTGTCAGCGTGCACTTTGTTACCGAAGAGCTAGATGGAGGTCCGGTAATTTTGCAAGCGAAAGTACCAATTTTTGCTGAAGACGATGCAGAGATTCTGGCAAGCCGCATCCATCAGCAAGAACATCGTATTTACCCGCTGGTGGTAAAATGGTTCTGCTCAGATAGATTAATGATGCAAGATGAAAAAGCGGTACTCGACGGTAAGACATTACCGTTATCAGGCTACGCAAACGAAGAATAA
- the purM gene encoding phosphoribosylformylglycinamidine cyclo-ligase → MSEEKQSLSYKDAGVDIDAGNALVENIKGAVKRTTRPEVMGGLGGFGSVCQLPTGYKEPVLVAGTDGVGTKLRLAIDLGKHDTVGIDLVAMCVNDLIVQGAEPLFFLDYYATAKLDVDVASAVVAGIAEGCVQSACALVGGETAEMPGMYHQGDYDIAGFCVGVAEKSRLLDGSKVAAGDQLIALGSSGAHSNGYSLIRKVLEVNNTDTNELLKGKSIADHLIEPTKIYVKSVLALLKEVDVHALSHITGGGFWENIPRVLPESAQAVINGDSWQWPEIFNWLQEKGNITTHEMYRTFNCGVGMIIAVPADQVESSLAILTANGEKAWHIGEIAEMQAGQEQVIINQG, encoded by the coding sequence GTGAGTGAAGAAAAACAGTCTCTAAGCTACAAAGACGCTGGTGTTGATATCGATGCAGGTAATGCGCTTGTAGAAAACATTAAAGGTGCGGTAAAACGTACAACTCGCCCTGAAGTAATGGGTGGCTTAGGCGGTTTTGGCTCTGTTTGCCAGCTTCCAACCGGATATAAAGAACCGGTATTAGTTGCCGGTACCGATGGCGTAGGTACTAAACTTCGCTTAGCCATTGATTTAGGTAAGCATGATACTGTCGGTATCGATTTGGTTGCTATGTGTGTTAACGACTTAATCGTACAAGGCGCTGAACCACTATTTTTCTTAGACTACTACGCCACAGCAAAACTTGATGTCGATGTTGCTTCTGCTGTTGTTGCTGGCATTGCAGAAGGTTGTGTACAATCGGCCTGTGCGCTGGTTGGTGGTGAAACAGCTGAAATGCCGGGCATGTATCATCAAGGTGATTATGATATCGCGGGCTTTTGTGTCGGTGTTGCAGAAAAATCACGCCTGCTTGACGGTAGTAAAGTTGCGGCAGGCGACCAACTTATCGCCCTGGGATCATCTGGCGCTCACTCGAACGGTTATTCATTAATTCGTAAGGTATTAGAGGTTAACAATACCGATACTAACGAATTATTAAAGGGTAAATCGATTGCTGACCACTTAATTGAGCCAACCAAAATCTATGTTAAGTCGGTATTAGCGTTATTAAAAGAAGTTGATGTCCACGCCCTCTCTCATATTACCGGTGGTGGTTTCTGGGAGAATATTCCTCGTGTATTACCAGAAAGTGCACAAGCCGTTATTAATGGTGACAGCTGGCAATGGCCTGAAATATTCAACTGGTTACAAGAAAAAGGCAACATCACCACCCACGAAATGTATCGCACCTTTAACTGTGGTGTCGGCATGATCATCGCCGTACCAGCAGATCAAGTTGAAAGTAGTTTAGCGATTTTAACAGCCAATGGTGAAAAAGCTTGGCATATTGGTGAAATTGCTGAAATGCAAGCAGGTCAAGAGCAAGTTATTATTAATCAAGGTTAA
- a CDS encoding DUF2066 domain-containing protein has protein sequence MKKLSLTGMMRYWLVFTVNLLVLLTQSVVNAVEVKDLYVAKVAVNSQSSNDRNLALKQALRSVLVKVGGQQQVLSDDELKKQLNRYNSLVTNYRYERANGQQYLRASFDPAKINDLFVEASLPIWGSLRPQIVLWLINEQGLKRNLVVPEKNDELTQAVTEFIELRGLPVVLPNAELAGGSLSISDIWGRFQQPLISASQQYLAEAILVVRVSDNTLLSQEQLTIAEQCQLLCQPAIALDWSFISTANNDETQQFSERYYGTERSELLSQALNDIADDLYQRYALTTGDNNQFELEVANIDSLAHYVQVKDFLQQLSAVQSVKLVSAVGMTRRFNLTLLGSKQALLASLKLNSTLKQYIDPLAPEIPGSVPVFYWEQHE, from the coding sequence ATGAAAAAATTATCTTTAACGGGAATGATGAGATATTGGCTTGTTTTTACAGTTAATTTACTGGTGTTGTTAACACAGTCAGTAGTTAATGCAGTAGAAGTTAAAGATTTATATGTTGCTAAAGTAGCGGTAAATTCTCAAAGTAGTAATGATCGTAATCTTGCATTAAAGCAGGCTTTACGGTCTGTGCTGGTAAAAGTTGGTGGTCAGCAGCAAGTATTGTCAGATGATGAGCTGAAGAAACAGTTAAATCGCTATAATAGTTTAGTGACTAATTATCGTTATGAACGAGCTAATGGCCAGCAGTACTTGCGCGCAAGTTTTGATCCCGCAAAAATTAACGATCTCTTTGTTGAAGCAAGTTTACCGATTTGGGGCAGTTTGAGACCACAAATCGTCTTATGGCTAATAAATGAGCAGGGATTGAAGAGAAACTTAGTTGTTCCTGAGAAAAATGACGAGTTAACTCAGGCAGTAACTGAGTTTATTGAATTACGTGGGTTACCAGTGGTGTTACCTAACGCTGAATTGGCCGGTGGTAGCCTCAGTATTTCTGATATCTGGGGACGTTTCCAACAGCCGTTGATTAGCGCATCACAGCAATATCTTGCTGAAGCTATTTTAGTTGTTCGTGTTTCTGATAATACTTTATTGTCGCAAGAACAGTTAACGATTGCAGAGCAATGCCAGTTACTGTGTCAACCCGCCATAGCGCTGGACTGGAGTTTTATTTCCACTGCTAATAATGATGAAACTCAGCAATTTAGTGAACGCTATTACGGTACCGAGCGCAGTGAATTGTTGAGTCAGGCACTAAATGATATCGCTGATGATTTGTATCAGCGCTATGCATTAACGACGGGTGACAATAACCAGTTTGAACTGGAAGTTGCTAACATTGATTCGTTAGCGCATTACGTTCAGGTAAAAGATTTTTTACAACAATTGTCCGCAGTGCAGTCAGTGAAATTAGTTAGTGCTGTTGGCATGACTCGGCGGTTTAATTTAACCTTGTTAGGATCAAAGCAAGCCTTGCTTGCTTCGTTAAAACTCAATAGCACGTTAAAGCAATATATCGACCCGTTAGCGCCTGAAATTCCGGGCAGTGTGCCTGTTTTTTATTGGGAGCAACATGAGTAA
- the hda gene encoding DnaA regulatory inactivator Hda, translating into MSKIAQLTLSVQLPDDETFISYQSITNHTVTDLLKAFINGAPAQTRSGKEKQVTDDSVKGFYLFGLTGVGKSHLLHASCAYAQELGLSSVCLSFSELQQLSVAVLDGLETIDVICLDDVQLIADNAQWQQAVFDLFNRVFEHNKKIIITGDKSVNQLGLTLPDLGSRLSWGLVEQLKPLSDEEKLTAIQFRAQQRGLLLSEEVARFLLTRLSREMNSLLDALDKLDKASIREQRRITIPFIKQVLLES; encoded by the coding sequence ATGAGTAAGATTGCTCAGTTAACCTTATCAGTACAGCTACCTGATGATGAAACATTTATAAGCTATCAAAGTATCACTAATCATACCGTGACTGATTTGCTTAAAGCGTTTATTAATGGGGCGCCTGCTCAAACAAGATCAGGCAAAGAAAAGCAGGTGACTGACGATAGTGTTAAAGGTTTTTATTTATTCGGTTTAACAGGGGTTGGTAAAAGCCATTTATTACATGCCAGTTGTGCTTATGCGCAAGAGCTGGGATTGTCATCGGTTTGTTTGTCTTTTTCTGAGTTGCAACAGTTATCAGTGGCAGTGCTTGATGGCTTAGAAACCATTGATGTGATTTGTTTAGACGATGTGCAGCTCATCGCTGATAACGCTCAGTGGCAACAGGCAGTGTTTGATTTATTTAATCGTGTCTTTGAGCATAACAAAAAAATTATTATTACTGGTGATAAAAGTGTTAATCAACTTGGCTTAACGCTACCGGACCTTGGTTCACGATTATCTTGGGGGTTGGTTGAGCAGCTAAAACCTTTGTCCGATGAAGAAAAATTAACCGCGATTCAATTTCGTGCTCAACAACGTGGTTTGTTGCTATCGGAAGAAGTCGCTCGCTTTTTACTCACGCGCTTATCACGTGAAATGAACAGTTTGTTGGATGCACTAGATAAGCTGGATAAGGCGTCAATAAGGGAACAGCGAAGAATTACTATTCCCTTTATTAAACAAGTGTTGCTTGAATCGTAA
- a CDS encoding DUF2069 domain-containing protein, producing the protein MKRYLSTASHKKIALTGYFSLLFYMPVWLLLLNPSDGLSPVLTLTMFTLPLLFPLKGLVQGNPYTYAWSNFIVMIYFLHSLTTLWVSASDIIWATLELLFATMMFISSTYYAKYRGQELGLSIRKKK; encoded by the coding sequence ATGAAAAGATACCTTTCAACAGCTAGTCATAAAAAAATAGCCTTAACCGGCTATTTTTCATTATTATTTTATATGCCAGTTTGGTTGCTGCTACTCAATCCATCCGACGGTTTATCCCCCGTATTAACGCTAACCATGTTTACTTTACCTTTGCTATTTCCTTTAAAAGGCTTAGTTCAAGGCAATCCATATACTTATGCCTGGTCAAACTTTATCGTCATGATCTATTTTTTACATAGTTTGACCACATTATGGGTATCGGCATCTGACATCATCTGGGCCACTTTGGAATTATTATTTGCTACCATGATGTTTATTTCTAGCACTTATTACGCTAAATATCGCGGTCAGGAACTGGGGTTAAGTATTAGAAAGAAAAAATAA